The Polynucleobacter sp. MWH-UH35A genomic interval TTCCGTCGATCGTCAATCCTGCTTTATTAATTTCTTCGAGAGCTAAACGCGCACCATTTTCATTATCTTTACCCAAATGGGCTATAGGGCCAGTTAGCGGGGCAACGTGCCCAATTTTTACCTCAACAGCATCCGCCGGAACCGCAGCAGACTTATCTCCGCCCTTACCACAAGCCGCCAGCAGTAAAGCCGCAGCCGCCATTGCGAAAACGCTCTTTGTAATGTGTGATTTGCTCATGTACAGCTCCTCTGTTATGAATGAATACTGAATCAACTTTAATCAACCTTAATCAACTAAATTTTTGGGCAAAGAAAAGGTTACATCCTCAACCACACCATCAAGTGCGCGAACACTCCTTGGGCCAAACTCTTGGATGCGACTAACGATCGATTGCGCCAAACTTTCTGGTGCAGAGGCTCCAGCCGTTAAGCCCACGCGTTTTTTTCCAGCGAACCATTCTGGCCTGAGTTGTTCTGGGGAGTCCACCATGTAAGCCGGAACACCCAGCTTTTCAGCAAGTTCGCGCAAGCGATTGGAGTTAGAGCTCGCCGCACTTCCGACCACAATAACCACCTCAACTTGAGGTGCCATGAATTTCACAGCGTCCTGACGATTTTGGGTGGCGTAACAAATATCTTGTTTGCGAGGCTGAACAATATTAGGAAACTTTTTGGTTAATGCTTCAACAATTTCCCTTGTCTCATCTACTGAGAGCGTTGTCTGCGTGACAAATGCAATTTTCTCTTCAGCGGAAAAAGGAAGGGAATCCACATCGCCAACTTTTTCGATTAAGCACACACCTTCCTTGACTTGCCCCATAGTGCCCTCAACCTCTGGGTGCCCTGCATGACCAATCATCAATACAGTAAAGCCGTCTTTGCACATTTTGACGACCTCAAGATGCACCTTTGTAACCAAGGGGCATGTAGCATCATAGACTTGCAGCCCTCGCGCCTCAGCATCCCTGCGGACCTCCTGAGAAACACCATGAGCACTAAATACCACGATGCCGCCCTTAGGAACTTCATGCAGTTCATCCACGAATACCGCGCCCTTATTGCGCAATTCATTGACGACATATGCGTTATGCACAATTTCATGGCGCACATATATGGGGGCGCCAAAACGATTCAGCGCCTCATTCACGATATTGATCGCACGATCAACGCCTGCGCAAAATCCACGCGGCTGAGCCATCAAAATTTCTGCGTTATCGGAAGCGCTCATGCTTTACAGAATCGCCACAATCTCTGCTTCAAATTTCACAGATCTACCCGCCAAAGGATGATTAAAGTCAAACCATGCACCCTCTTCATTAATCGATTGCAGTACGCCCGCATACTGAGCGCCGCCTGGCGCATTGAACTCAATCACATCGCCTGGATTGAATTCGACATCATCATCTCGACCCTCTCTAAGCGCTTTCAGGGAAACCCATTGCACTAAATCCTCTTTACGATCGCCAAAACTTTCTTCAGGAGTAAGTAGTGCGCTTTTTTTCTCACCAACGCCCAGGCCCAACAACACCTTTTCAAAGCAAGGAGCAAATTGTCCAGATCCCATCAGAACCGTCGCAGGACGATCAATAAATGTGTTGATGTAATCCTCCCCGCTGGGCAACGTGAGCCGATAGTTGAGGGTCAGAAAGGAATTAGGCAAAACAGTCAATTTGGTCATAAGGTGATTGTATCTAGGCCTGCGCTGGCTGTGCATTCTCCCATTACGGACTGGCCAAAAAATGAACAGCCCAGGGAGAAGCTTCGCCTAAAAGGTGCCGCAGCACTCTCTGACGCCGAATTACTTGCCATCTTTTTGCGCATTGGGGTAAAGGGAAAAAGCGCAGTCACTCTAGCCAAAGATCTCATTCATCATTTTGGAAGCCTGCCCCGCCTTTTAGCCAGTACACCTGAAGAATTCACTCGCGTCCATGGCGTAGGACTATCCAAATGGTCTCAAATTCAAGCGGCGTATGAGTTGGTTAAACGCAGCCTAGAGGACGGCCTCAGTCAAGACCCCATCTTTTCATCACCGAATCACGTGAGGGAGTTCTTGCAGGCCAAAATTGGCCGCCTGCCACACGAGGTTTTTCTCTGTCTTTACCTTGACTCAAGCCTTCATCTCATTGAGTGCGATGAGCTTTTTAGGGGCTCCATCACCCAAACAGCCATTTACCCCCGCGAAATCCTCAAAGAAGCTCTCTCTAAAAATGCGAGCGCCCTAATCGTGGCCCATAACCACCCTAGCGGTAACCCATTGCCTAGCGACGCAGATCAGGAATTGACCAAGGTACTTGAAAGCGTCTTACAAATGGTCGATATTCAGCTTTTAGATCACTGCATCGTGAGTGGCAGTGGTTTTTTCTCATTTTCAGACTCTGGTCTTATGAATATTAGTGTTAAACGATAGTGTTTACTAACTTATTAGCTTATTTTGCTCCTGAGCCTGCTTTTTACATCCAAATCCCCAAGAACAAGGCTAATTAGGGCTAGCCCAAAATAGGTCGAGACTGATACAATCTTCTTTTTTCGCAATTAATGGAGTTATGTCATGGCAAAAGTTTGCCAAGTCACTGGGAAGAAGCCGATGGTTGGCAACAATGTATCCCATGCAAACAATAAAACGAAACGTCGCTTTTTGCCGAATTTGCAAAACCGTCGTTTCTGGGTTGAATCTGAAAACCGCTGGATTAGCTTGCGCTTAACCAATGCTGGTTTGCGCGTTATCGACAAAAACGGCATCGATGCTGTGTTGTCTGATCTCCGTGCACGTGGCGAAATTTAAGGAGCGCACAAATGGCTAAAGGCGGCAGAGAAAAAATTAAGTTGGAGTCATCAGCAGGTACTGGTCACTTCTACACAACTTCAAAAAACAAGCGTACTAAGCCTGAGAAAATGGAGATCATGAAGTTTGATCCAACCATTCGCAAGCACGTTGCTTACAAAGAAACAAAACTGAAATAACGCATTTATTTAATACGTATTTTAAGTAAATAAAAAACCCGCTATCTCAGCGGGTTTTTTATTGTCTACAGTATCGAACTGTATTGTTGTTGGCCTTATTTCTTTCGTTACCTCTATTTTTATTTAAGCGTAACGACGCAATCTTAAAGAGAACTCGCGAAGACTCGTTAGGCCACTTTCTTCAGCACGCTGACACCAAGCATGTAACTGAGAAAGCAATTGCTCCTTGGTAGCAGAAGAGCGACTCCATATTGCCTGTAACTCACGACGCATTTCAATCATCTTGCGTAACTGTGCATTGCTGGCCATTAACTCTTCAAGTTTTAATTTCTCTTGCTCCGTTAAGCGAGACTCATCTTTAGCCAACCAAATCCGAGCATCACTCAAATGTGCAGCCAAGACCTGCATATGTTGCACTTCATTGCTAAAGAAACTGCGCAATGTCTTGCTATAACGCGCCATGATTTCATAACGGTTTGCAATAATAGCTTCAAGTGTGTTTTGATCGGCTGGGCGTAAATCACTCAGTACTGGCTTCGGCGGAGTCTTCTTCACAGTAGCTAAACCAACTGCACTCATGATCTGGATATACATCCAACCAATATCAAACTCATACCATTTATTAGACAGCTTCGCGCTAGTTGCAAACGTGTGATGATTGTTATGCAACTCTTCGCCGCCAATCAAAATACCCCAAGGAAAAATATTGGTGGAGGCATCTTCACAATCAAAATTGCGATAGCCCCAATAGTGTCCGATGCCGTTAATAATCCCAGCGGCAGTAATCGGAATCCACAACATTTGCACTGCCCACACTGTCAATCCAATGGCACCAAATAAAAACACATCAACGATGAGCATGATAGCGACACCCTGCCAAGAGAACTTGGAATAGATGTTGTGCTCGACCCAGTCATCCGGAGTACCGTGACCAAACTTATCCAATGTCTCTTGATTAGCGGCTTCTTTTTTATAGAGCTCAGCACCACGAGACAGTACAGTTTTAATTCCCAAAACTTGCGGACTATGAGGGTCGTCAACGGTTTCACATTTAGCGTGATGCTTGCGGTGAATCGCGGCCCACTCCTTCGTCACCATTCCCGTAGTTAGCCAAAGCCAAAAACGAAAGAAATGGGAAACGATGGGATGCAGATCTAGTGCGCGATGCGCTTGGCAGCGATGCAGAAAAATCGTTACAGCGGCAATAGTGATGTGGGTGACAACTAAGGTAAAAACAACAATTTGCCACCAAGACCAATCTAAGTATCCATTGGCAAGCCAGTGGAGGAACAAATCAAAACCTGAAACTGTATTCAAAAGGGAATCCCTAAATAGGCTAAAACTCTATTTTAGTTCCTTAGGGGTCTTCTTGTTTTTGACCTTAACCTCTTTTTGAACCTCTTTTTCAGACTGGGGAACAAGTGCAGCAGCTTTCTTTTGGAAAACTGCCCCAAAGAAACCATCCGTGCCATGAATATGGGGCCATAACTGCCACCAAGGATTGTCTGGACTGCACCCTAAAGGTAATTTTTCCTTTGGAAACAATGGTTTAAGAACATCTGCCGCTGGTACCGCCTCAAAATTGGGGTGTTTTGCTAAAAAGTCCTCAGCAATCGCCTGATTTTCTTGAGGCAATAGGCTACAAGTGGCATAAACCAAGCGTCCACCTGGTTTTAATAGTCGAGCAGCGGAAGACAGAATGCTCATCTGCTTCTGATTCAGCTCCAATACCCCTGCTTGGGTCTGACGCCACTTGAGGTCAGGATTACGGCGCAAAGTACCCATACCACTACAAGGGGCATCCACTAGCACGCGATCAATCTTGCCAGCTAAACGCTTGATCTTGGCATCATTCTCACTATCAATCCATACCGGATGCACGTTAGAGAGTCCGCTGCGGGCTTGCCTTGGCTTTAAATTGGCCAAGCGACGCTCAGACGTGTCAAGGGCATACAGGCGCCCTGTGGAGCGCATAAGCGCCCCAATTGCCAGAGTCTTGCCGCCCGCACCCGCACAGAAGTCCACAACCATCTCGCCGCGCTTTGGTGCAAGTAAATATGCCAAGAGCTGACTGCCTTCATCTTGCACCTCAAACATACCCGCCTTAAAACCAGCAGTATTTTGCAAAGCGGGCTTACCCATAATGCGCACACCATCTGGTGCATACGGAGTTGGGATTGCTTGGTAGCGACCGCCTAATGCATTCATCTGCGCAAGCAGTTCTTCGCGATTGGTTTTCATGGTGTTTGCACGCAAATCTAATAATGCTGGGTGCATTAACGATTTAGCCAATTCTTCACGAGTGTCCTCACCTGGATATTGACCAAATGCATCCCACAACCACTCGGGCAAATTGTTGCGCACTAATGAATTTAAAGCAGCGGGATCAACCGTTGCAAAACGTTGCAACCATTCATATTCACCAGGCTTGAGTACGTGCGCTAGGTCAGCAATAGCACTCTCTGCACGGTTAGCGGAACCCAGTCCACCTTCAGATAAGGCGGACAGCAAACCCAATAGGGCTAAGCGTCTAGACTGAGAGCCTTCACCGCTTGCCGCAAATTGTGAGAACTCATTTTTACGGCGCAAGATTGCAAATGCGCTCTCTGCAATCAGAGCGCGATCACGGTTTCCGAGTTGTTTCTCTTCTCTAAAATAACGACTCACTACACGGTCTGCAGGCTGCTCAAAACTCAGCAACTCTGGAAGCAAACGCTCCAGGTGAATTGCATGCTGTGGCAATGCTTTTGCATTGGAGAAATTCTTTTGACCTTCAGGGGCAATCAAGTTGCCGCTGGCATTTCGACGCTCAGGGCGACGCAATGGATCTTTCGATTTCGCTGCGTAACTTTTTTGGGGGGCTAGTCTGCTTCCAGATCTGCGGGATGGACGTTCTGCACTCATAATTTAAAAAATTGCGACTCTGGGGGTTGTAGCTTCACTTGATTACCTTCTATTCGCAATCGTCCATCGAGGAACCATTTTACGGCCCGCGGGTAAATTTGATGTTCTGCAGCCAAAACGCGCGCAGCTAGAGTGTCAGGATCATCACCTTCCAGTACAGGCACTGAAGCCTGACAAATGATGGGGCCCTCATCTACCCCCTCATTCACAAAGTGAACCGTGGCACCATGCTCCTTGACCCCAGCTTCCAAGGCCCGCTCATGGGTATGTAAACCAGGAAAGGCTGGCAACAGTGCTGGGTGAATATTGATCAATCGCCCCTCAAAATGGCGAATAAATCCAGGCGTCAGAATTCTCATAAAACCGGCGAGAACGACTAAATCAGCCCCGAGGGCATCGATCTGCTCAATTAAAGCCGCATCAAAGGATTCGCGGGTAGCGTGCGCCTTATGGTCAATAGCAAAGGCTGGAATGCCCTGCGAGCGAGCAAAATCAAGGCCCTTAGCCGCTGAATGATTCGCTATGACCCCAGCAAATGTGACTGGCCACCGCTCTTTTTGAGCCGTTTTGACAATGGCTTCGAAATTAGATCCGCGGCCGGAGATTAAGGTAACGATAGAAGGCATGCCCACAATATAATTGATGGCTACCCTGAAAGCGATTTTGTGAACGTATTCCGTGGCCCCACCCAGTTTTCTGCAGGACCAGCTTGTGCCTTAACCATCGGTAATTTCGATGGGGTGCACAGGGGTCATCGCGCCCTGCTTAAACAACTCGTGGATGGCGCTAAAGAAAGAGGTTTGGTCAGCTGCGTTATGACTTTCGAGCCGCACCCAAAGGAATTCTTCTCTCCAGACCAAGCACCACCCCGCATTCTGAATTTGCGCGACAAATTAGCAGCGCTTTCTGAACTCGGAATTGATCGTGTTGTGGTGGAGCATTTCAACTCCGCTTTTGCGAAGCTCACCCCAGATGAATTTGTTTCAGAAATTATTGTCAAGCGCTTGAACGCTAAATGGATTTTGATTGGCGATGATTTTTGTTATGGCGCAAAACGTGCCGGCAACTTTGCCAGCCTAAAAGCGGCCGGCGAAAAATATGGTTTTGAAGTGTCGAGCATTCAAACTATTCAAGAGGGTGGTGAGCGCATCTCCAGCTCTGCGCTACGTGCCGCACTTGCCAGTGGTGATATGAAGTTGACTGAAAAATTATTAGGTCGCCCTTACGGAATTTCAGGGCATGTGCTTCATGGTCAAAAACTAGGACGTCAACTTGGCTTCCCTACTTTAAATTTAGCTGTTGCTAATCATTTACATCATCGCAAACCAGCAACAACTGGAATCTTCACTGCGCAAGTTTTAGGCTTGGGCGATCAGCCACTGCCTGCGGTTGCCAGCCTCGGCGTAAGACCTACAGTAGAAGACGCTGGCAGAGTATTGCTGGAGACCCATATTTTTGATTACAACAATGATGTGTACGGGAAAATTATTACCGTAGAGCTATTAGAAAAAATTCGTGATGAGGCGAAGTACCCTGACCTCGAAACCCTTACAAAAGCGATTGCAGCAGATGCAGCGCATGCCAGAAATTATTTCCAGAAAAAAGCTTATGTCTGAAAAAGAAAATTCTTATCCCGTCAATCTTTTAGATACCCCCTTCCCAATGCGAGGAGATTTAGCCAAGCGTGAACCGCAGTGGGTTACTGGATGGCAAAAGAATAAGATCTACGAAAAGATTCGTGCAGCCCACGCCAATCAACCAAAGTTCATCTTGCATGATGGCCCCCCATATGCCAACGGCGATATTCACATTGGTCATGCGGTTAACAAGATCTTGAAAGATATGATCATCAAGTCTCGCTGGTTAATGGGTTTTGATTCAGTCTACGTCCCTGGCTGGGACTGCCATGGCATGCCGATTGAGATCCAGATTGAAAAAGAATTTGGTAAAAATTTACCAACTGCTGAGGTTCAATCTAAGGCACGCGCCTACGCACATGTCCAGGTTGAGAAACAAAAGAAAGATTTTGAGCGCTTAGGTGTTCTGGGAGATTGGAATAACCCCTATCTCACCATGAACTTCCGCAACGAGGCCGATGAAATCCGCGCCCTCGGGAAGATCTGGGAAAAAGGTTACGTATTCCGCGGCTTAAAGCCAGTGAACTGGTGCTTTGACTGTGGTTCTGCATTAGCTGAAGCCGAAGTGGAATATCAAGATAAAACTGATCCTACTGTAGATGTTGGTTTTGCATTTGATGATGCACAGCGCCCACAGCTAGCCAAAGCATTTGGACTGCCTGAGTTGCCTAATAAGCCAGGTCAAATTGTGATCTGGACAACAACACCATGGACTATCCCTGCCAACCAAGCGATGAACGTTCATCCAGAACTCACTTACGCTTTAGTAGATGCTAGTGATAAGTTATTAATTCTCGCAAAAGATCGTGTGGAGACTTGTTTGCAAGATTACGGTCTGGAAGGCAAAGTCATTGCCACTTGCCAAGGTGGCCAGCTAGCAAATATTTCTTTCTGGCACCCACTGGCTCCATTACATGAAGGCTACAAACGCCTCTCACCAATTTATCCAGCCGAGTACGTCACACTGGACACCGGCACAGGCATTGTTCATTCAGCGCCCGCCTATGGCGAAGAGGACTTCAAGTCCTGTAAGGCCAATAAGTTAGCCGACAAAGACATTCTCAATCCAGTAATGGGCAACGGCGTATACGCATCTTGGTTGCCACTCTTTGCCAATGAATACATCTGGAAAGCAAACCCCAAGATCGTTGAAGCCATGCGCGA includes:
- the radC gene encoding DNA repair protein RadC, with the translated sequence MHSPITDWPKNEQPREKLRLKGAAALSDAELLAIFLRIGVKGKSAVTLAKDLIHHFGSLPRLLASTPEEFTRVHGVGLSKWSQIQAAYELVKRSLEDGLSQDPIFSSPNHVREFLQAKIGRLPHEVFLCLYLDSSLHLIECDELFRGSITQTAIYPREILKEALSKNASALIVAHNHPSGNPLPSDADQELTKVLESVLQMVDIQLLDHCIVSGSGFFSFSDSGLMNISVKR
- the ispH gene encoding 4-hydroxy-3-methylbut-2-enyl diphosphate reductase, whose translation is MSASDNAEILMAQPRGFCAGVDRAINIVNEALNRFGAPIYVRHEIVHNAYVVNELRNKGAVFVDELHEVPKGGIVVFSAHGVSQEVRRDAEARGLQVYDATCPLVTKVHLEVVKMCKDGFTVLMIGHAGHPEVEGTMGQVKEGVCLIEKVGDVDSLPFSAEEKIAFVTQTTLSVDETREIVEALTKKFPNIVQPRKQDICYATQNRQDAVKFMAPQVEVVIVVGSAASSNSNRLRELAEKLGVPAYMVDSPEQLRPEWFAGKKRVGLTAGASAPESLAQSIVSRIQEFGPRSVRALDGVVEDVTFSLPKNLVD
- a CDS encoding bifunctional riboflavin kinase/FAD synthetase, producing MNVFRGPTQFSAGPACALTIGNFDGVHRGHRALLKQLVDGAKERGLVSCVMTFEPHPKEFFSPDQAPPRILNLRDKLAALSELGIDRVVVEHFNSAFAKLTPDEFVSEIIVKRLNAKWILIGDDFCYGAKRAGNFASLKAAGEKYGFEVSSIQTIQEGGERISSSALRAALASGDMKLTEKLLGRPYGISGHVLHGQKLGRQLGFPTLNLAVANHLHHRKPATTGIFTAQVLGLGDQPLPAVASLGVRPTVEDAGRVLLETHIFDYNNDVYGKIITVELLEKIRDEAKYPDLETLTKAIAADAAHARNYFQKKAYV
- the rpmG gene encoding 50S ribosomal protein L33 gives rise to the protein MAKGGREKIKLESSAGTGHFYTTSKNKRTKPEKMEIMKFDPTIRKHVAYKETKLK
- a CDS encoding peptidylprolyl isomerase — translated: MTKLTVLPNSFLTLNYRLTLPSGEDYINTFIDRPATVLMGSGQFAPCFEKVLLGLGVGEKKSALLTPEESFGDRKEDLVQWVSLKALREGRDDDVEFNPGDVIEFNAPGGAQYAGVLQSINEEGAWFDFNHPLAGRSVKFEAEIVAIL
- the purN gene encoding phosphoribosylglycinamide formyltransferase, whose protein sequence is MPSIVTLISGRGSNFEAIVKTAQKERWPVTFAGVIANHSAAKGLDFARSQGIPAFAIDHKAHATRESFDAALIEQIDALGADLVVLAGFMRILTPGFIRHFEGRLINIHPALLPAFPGLHTHERALEAGVKEHGATVHFVNEGVDEGPIICQASVPVLEGDDPDTLAARVLAAEHQIYPRAVKWFLDGRLRIEGNQVKLQPPESQFFKL
- the rpmB gene encoding 50S ribosomal protein L28, producing MAKVCQVTGKKPMVGNNVSHANNKTKRRFLPNLQNRRFWVESENRWISLRLTNAGLRVIDKNGIDAVLSDLRARGEI
- a CDS encoding acyl-CoA desaturase produces the protein MNTVSGFDLFLHWLANGYLDWSWWQIVVFTLVVTHITIAAVTIFLHRCQAHRALDLHPIVSHFFRFWLWLTTGMVTKEWAAIHRKHHAKCETVDDPHSPQVLGIKTVLSRGAELYKKEAANQETLDKFGHGTPDDWVEHNIYSKFSWQGVAIMLIVDVFLFGAIGLTVWAVQMLWIPITAAGIINGIGHYWGYRNFDCEDASTNIFPWGILIGGEELHNNHHTFATSAKLSNKWYEFDIGWMYIQIMSAVGLATVKKTPPKPVLSDLRPADQNTLEAIIANRYEIMARYSKTLRSFFSNEVQHMQVLAAHLSDARIWLAKDESRLTEQEKLKLEELMASNAQLRKMIEMRRELQAIWSRSSATKEQLLSQLHAWCQRAEESGLTSLREFSLRLRRYA
- a CDS encoding RsmB/NOP family class I SAM-dependent RNA methyltransferase, which produces MSAERPSRRSGSRLAPQKSYAAKSKDPLRRPERRNASGNLIAPEGQKNFSNAKALPQHAIHLERLLPELLSFEQPADRVVSRYFREEKQLGNRDRALIAESAFAILRRKNEFSQFAASGEGSQSRRLALLGLLSALSEGGLGSANRAESAIADLAHVLKPGEYEWLQRFATVDPAALNSLVRNNLPEWLWDAFGQYPGEDTREELAKSLMHPALLDLRANTMKTNREELLAQMNALGGRYQAIPTPYAPDGVRIMGKPALQNTAGFKAGMFEVQDEGSQLLAYLLAPKRGEMVVDFCAGAGGKTLAIGALMRSTGRLYALDTSERRLANLKPRQARSGLSNVHPVWIDSENDAKIKRLAGKIDRVLVDAPCSGMGTLRRNPDLKWRQTQAGVLELNQKQMSILSSAARLLKPGGRLVYATCSLLPQENQAIAEDFLAKHPNFEAVPAADVLKPLFPKEKLPLGCSPDNPWWQLWPHIHGTDGFFGAVFQKKAAALVPQSEKEVQKEVKVKNKKTPKELK